From Pseudomonas poae, the proteins below share one genomic window:
- a CDS encoding aminopeptidase P family protein: MSTQSLTHGTVPQRLAHTRELMSREGIHALLVPSADPHLSEYLPGYWQGRQWLSGFHGSVGTLIVTADFAGVWADSRYWEQATKELKGSGIELVKLQPGQPGPLEWLAEQTPEGGVVAVDGAVMAVASARTLGGKLAERGARLRTDIDLLNEVWQDRPTLPNQPIYQHLPPQATVSRGEKLAALRASLKEKNADWHFIATLDDIAWLFNLRGGDVSFNPVFVSFALINQQQATLFVALSKVDAALRAVLEQEGVTLRDYSEVADALRAVPAGASVQVDPARVTAGLLENLDAGVKLIEGLNPTTLAKSRKSLADAEHIRQAMEQDGAALCEFFAWLDSALGRERITELTIDEHLTAARTRRPGYVSLSFNTIAAYNANGAMPHYHATEEEHALIEGDGLLLIDSGGQYLGGTTDITRMVPIGTPSEEQKRDCTRVLKGVIALSRAQFPKGILSPLLDSIARAPIWAEGVDYGHGTGHGVGYFLNVHEGPQVIAYQAATAPQTAMQPGMITSIEPGTYRPGRWGVRIENLVLNREAGKTEFGEFLRFETLTLCPIDTRCLEPSLLTADEREWFNAYHAEVRERLSPLLTGAALEWLQLRTAAI, from the coding sequence ATGAGTACGCAGTCCTTGACCCATGGAACGGTTCCCCAGCGCCTGGCGCACACCCGTGAACTGATGAGCCGCGAGGGCATTCACGCCCTGCTGGTGCCGTCGGCCGACCCGCACTTGTCCGAGTACTTGCCGGGTTACTGGCAGGGGCGTCAATGGTTGTCGGGTTTTCATGGCTCGGTGGGAACGTTGATTGTCACCGCAGATTTCGCCGGTGTGTGGGCCGACAGCCGCTACTGGGAACAGGCGACCAAGGAACTCAAGGGCAGCGGCATCGAGTTGGTGAAACTGCAACCGGGCCAACCCGGCCCGCTGGAGTGGCTGGCCGAGCAAACCCCTGAAGGCGGCGTGGTCGCGGTGGACGGCGCAGTAATGGCCGTGGCCTCGGCGCGTACCCTGGGCGGCAAGCTGGCGGAACGCGGCGCACGCCTGCGTACTGATATCGACTTGCTGAATGAAGTCTGGCAAGACCGCCCAACGTTGCCGAACCAACCGATCTATCAACACCTGCCGCCGCAAGCCACGGTCAGTCGTGGCGAAAAGCTCGCCGCACTGCGCGCCAGCTTGAAAGAGAAGAACGCGGATTGGCATTTTATCGCCACCCTGGATGACATCGCCTGGTTGTTCAACCTGCGCGGCGGTGACGTTTCGTTTAACCCGGTGTTTGTGTCCTTTGCCTTGATCAATCAGCAGCAGGCCACCTTGTTTGTGGCGCTGAGCAAAGTCGATGCGGCGCTGCGGGCTGTACTGGAGCAGGAGGGTGTCACCCTGCGCGACTACAGTGAAGTGGCCGATGCATTGCGCGCCGTGCCGGCGGGGGCCAGCGTGCAGGTCGACCCGGCCCGTGTGACGGCGGGCTTGCTGGAAAACCTCGATGCCGGGGTCAAGCTGATCGAAGGGCTCAACCCGACCACGCTGGCCAAATCGCGCAAGAGCCTGGCCGACGCGGAGCATATCCGCCAGGCCATGGAACAGGATGGCGCGGCATTGTGCGAATTCTTCGCCTGGCTGGACAGCGCCCTGGGGCGCGAGCGCATCACCGAACTGACCATCGACGAACACCTGACCGCTGCGCGCACCCGTCGCCCGGGTTATGTGTCGCTGAGTTTCAACACCATTGCTGCGTACAACGCCAATGGCGCGATGCCGCATTACCACGCCACTGAAGAAGAGCATGCGCTGATCGAAGGCGATGGTTTGCTGCTGATCGATTCGGGTGGCCAGTACCTGGGCGGCACCACAGATATCACGCGGATGGTGCCCATCGGTACGCCGAGTGAAGAACAGAAACGCGATTGCACCCGGGTGCTCAAGGGTGTCATTGCCTTGTCCCGTGCGCAGTTCCCCAAGGGCATTCTGTCGCCGTTGCTGGATTCGATCGCGCGTGCGCCGATTTGGGCTGAAGGCGTGGACTACGGCCACGGTACCGGGCACGGCGTAGGGTATTTCCTCAATGTGCACGAAGGCCCGCAAGTGATCGCCTACCAGGCCGCCACGGCACCACAAACCGCGATGCAGCCGGGCATGATCACTTCCATTGAACCGGGTACTTATCGCCCCGGGCGTTGGGGCGTGCGTATCGAAAACCTGGTGTTGAACCGTGAGGCGGGCAAGACCGAATTCGGTGAGTTCCTCAGGTTCGAAACCCTGACCTTGTGCCCGATCGACACCCGCTGCCTGGAGCCGTCGCTGCTCACGGCGGATGAGCGCGAGTGGTTCAACGCCTACCACGCCGAAGTGCGTGAACGCTTGAGCCCGCTGCTTACTGGCGCGGCGCTTGAATGGTTACAGCTGCGCACTGCGGCTATTTGA
- a CDS encoding sigma-54 dependent transcriptional regulator — MQLLTLPPSPALATSIRATAQVFEDPKSQALLDHIQQVAPSEASVLIIGETGTGKELVARHIHNLSARRNRPFVAVNCGAFSESLVEAELFGHEKGAFTGALSAKAGWFEEADGGTLFLDEIGDLPMAIQVKLLRVLQEREVVRLGSRKSIPIDVRVLAATNVQLEKAINAGHFREDLYYRLDVVSLELSPLRERPGDILPLTRHFIEAYSQRLGYGPITISREAEHKLKSYSWPGNIRELENVIHHTLLICRNGVIERDDLRLSNMRIERQDDSPHGTDHSAEALLARAFQKLFEEQAGALHEKVEDALLRAAYRFSHYNQVHTANLLGLSRNVTRTRLIKIGELAVNKRRPGENVQGERMLHLSI, encoded by the coding sequence ATGCAGCTTTTAACCTTACCGCCCTCGCCCGCCCTTGCGACCTCGATCCGCGCCACCGCCCAGGTCTTCGAAGACCCGAAATCCCAGGCGCTGCTCGACCACATCCAGCAAGTGGCGCCGAGCGAAGCCAGTGTGCTGATCATCGGCGAGACCGGCACCGGTAAAGAGCTGGTGGCGCGCCATATTCATAACCTCAGCGCCCGGCGCAACCGGCCGTTCGTGGCGGTGAACTGCGGGGCGTTCTCCGAATCCCTGGTCGAAGCCGAGCTGTTCGGCCATGAAAAAGGCGCGTTTACCGGCGCCCTCAGCGCCAAGGCGGGCTGGTTCGAGGAGGCCGACGGCGGCACTTTGTTCCTGGATGAGATCGGCGATCTGCCGATGGCCATCCAGGTCAAATTGCTGCGCGTGCTACAGGAGCGCGAAGTGGTGCGCCTGGGCTCGCGCAAGAGTATTCCGATTGATGTGCGGGTATTGGCCGCGACCAACGTGCAATTGGAAAAAGCCATCAACGCCGGGCATTTCCGCGAAGACCTCTACTACCGCCTCGATGTGGTCAGCCTGGAACTCAGCCCGCTGCGCGAGCGCCCCGGCGATATCCTGCCGCTGACCCGGCACTTTATCGAAGCCTACAGCCAGCGCCTCGGTTACGGCCCGATCACCATCAGCCGCGAGGCCGAACACAAGCTCAAGAGCTACAGCTGGCCGGGCAATATCCGCGAGCTGGAAAACGTGATTCACCACACCCTGCTGATCTGCCGTAACGGCGTGATCGAGCGCGATGATTTGCGCCTGTCGAACATGCGCATCGAGCGTCAGGACGATAGCCCACACGGCACCGACCACAGCGCCGAGGCATTGCTGGCACGCGCCTTTCAAAAGCTGTTCGAAGAGCAGGCCGGCGCCCTGCATGAAAAGGTCGAAGATGCCTTATTGCGCGCCGCCTACCGCTTCAGCCATTACAACCAGGTGCACACCGCCAACCTGCTGGGCCTGAGCCGCAACGTCACACGTACCCGGCTGATCAAGATCGGCGAGCTGGCGGTGAACAAGCGCCGCCCCGGCGAAAACGTGCAAGGCGAGCGGATGCTGCACCTATCCATTTAG
- the ssuD gene encoding FMNH2-dependent alkanesulfonate monooxygenase, with translation MDVFWFLPTHGDGHYLGTNQGARPVTLNYLKQVAQAADNLGYFGVLIPTGRSCEDSWVIASALVPLTERLRYLVAIRPGIISPTVSARMAATLDRLSNGRLLINVVTGGDPDENRGDGSFLDHSERYEVSDEFLRIWRRVLQGESVDFEGKHLRVQNAKALYPPVQKPYPPLYFGGSSDAAHDLAAEQVDVYLTWGEPPAAVAEKLADVRERAARHGRTVKFGIRLHVIVRETEEDAWKAADKLIEHISDETIAAAQKSFSRFDSEGQRRMAALHDGRRDNLQIAPNLWAGVGLVRGGAGTALVGNPQQVAERIKEYADLGIESFIFSGYPHLEEAYRFAELVFPLLPEPYASLAGRGITNLTGPFGEMIANDVLPTTKA, from the coding sequence ATGGATGTTTTCTGGTTTTTGCCGACGCATGGCGACGGTCACTACCTGGGCACCAACCAAGGTGCACGGCCGGTCACCCTCAACTATCTGAAACAAGTTGCCCAGGCGGCTGACAACCTGGGTTACTTCGGCGTGCTGATTCCTACCGGGCGCTCGTGCGAAGACTCCTGGGTGATCGCTTCGGCACTGGTGCCGCTCACCGAGCGCCTGCGTTACCTGGTGGCAATTCGCCCGGGGATTATCTCGCCCACCGTCTCCGCACGCATGGCGGCCACTCTGGATCGCCTGTCCAATGGCCGCTTGCTGATCAACGTGGTCACCGGTGGCGACCCGGACGAAAACCGTGGCGATGGCAGCTTCCTCGACCACAGCGAACGCTATGAAGTCTCCGACGAATTCCTACGTATCTGGCGCCGCGTGTTGCAGGGCGAATCCGTGGATTTCGAAGGCAAACACCTGCGTGTGCAAAATGCCAAGGCACTTTACCCACCGGTGCAGAAGCCTTATCCGCCACTGTACTTCGGCGGTTCCTCCGACGCCGCCCACGACCTCGCCGCCGAACAAGTGGACGTGTACCTGACCTGGGGCGAGCCGCCGGCCGCCGTTGCCGAAAAGCTTGCGGATGTACGCGAACGCGCCGCTCGCCACGGGCGCACCGTGAAGTTCGGCATCCGCCTGCATGTGATCGTGCGTGAAACCGAAGAAGACGCCTGGAAAGCCGCCGACAAACTGATCGAGCACATCAGCGACGAAACCATCGCTGCCGCGCAAAAATCCTTCTCGCGTTTTGACTCCGAAGGCCAGCGCCGCATGGCCGCCCTGCACGACGGGCGCCGCGACAACCTGCAAATCGCCCCCAACCTGTGGGCCGGTGTCGGCCTGGTGCGTGGCGGCGCCGGCACCGCGCTGGTGGGCAACCCGCAGCAAGTGGCCGAGCGCATCAAGGAATACGCGGACCTGGGGATAGAGAGCTTCATCTTCTCCGGCTACCCGCACTTGGAAGAAGCCTATCGCTTTGCCGAACTGGTGTTCCCGCTGCTGCCGGAACCCTACGCGAGCCTTGCCGGGCGCGGCATCACCAACCTCACTGGCCCGTTTGGCGAAATGATTGCCAACGATGTACTGCCGACGACAAAGGCCTGA
- the msuE gene encoding FMN reductase produces MNVVALSGGTWRPSRTLVLTQAVLAELATLLPIQTTLIELGDIARPLGGALSRDELPAEVEAQLLAIEQADLLIVAAPVYRGSYPGLLKHLFDLVDLNALINTPVLLAATGGSERHALVLDHQLRPLFSFFQALTLPIGVYATEADFTDYQITSELLKARIQLAAERAAPLFAAHSPSLLKIA; encoded by the coding sequence CTGAATGTCGTTGCCCTCTCCGGCGGTACCTGGCGCCCGTCCCGTACCCTCGTGCTGACCCAAGCCGTGCTGGCCGAACTGGCCACCTTGCTGCCGATCCAGACCACCCTGATCGAACTGGGCGATATTGCCCGGCCATTGGGCGGCGCATTGTCACGCGATGAGTTGCCCGCCGAGGTCGAAGCGCAACTGTTGGCCATTGAACAGGCCGACCTGCTGATCGTCGCCGCGCCGGTCTATCGCGGCTCCTACCCTGGCCTGCTCAAGCACCTGTTCGACCTGGTCGACCTCAACGCGCTGATCAACACACCGGTATTGCTCGCAGCCACCGGCGGCAGTGAACGCCATGCGCTGGTCCTCGATCACCAGCTGCGCCCACTGTTCAGTTTCTTCCAGGCCCTGACGTTGCCGATCGGTGTGTACGCCACCGAGGCCGACTTCACCGATTACCAAATAACCAGTGAGTTATTGAAAGCCCGTATTCAACTGGCGGCAGAACGCGCGGCACCTTTATTTGCCGCGCACTCCCCCTCTCTGCTGAAAATCGCTTAA
- a CDS encoding GFA family protein: protein MTDPLNGSCFCKGVRYQVDSLDMPISHCHCDSCRKVHAAAFVATAGVMREHFRWTQGEALLSSFESSPGKFRHFCSRCGSHLMAERGHQPHVIVRVATLDDDPGVRPTAHIWTAHDVPWLACEGIEQWDEWEA, encoded by the coding sequence ATGACTGATCCATTGAATGGAAGTTGCTTCTGTAAAGGTGTGCGCTACCAGGTCGACAGCCTGGACATGCCCATCAGCCACTGCCACTGCGACAGTTGCCGCAAGGTGCATGCAGCCGCGTTTGTAGCGACAGCTGGGGTGATGCGCGAGCATTTTCGCTGGACGCAAGGCGAGGCACTGCTGTCGTCGTTCGAGTCTTCGCCAGGCAAATTCAGGCATTTCTGCTCACGTTGCGGCTCACATCTGATGGCCGAACGTGGGCATCAGCCCCATGTGATCGTGCGGGTGGCGACGCTGGATGATGATCCGGGCGTCAGGCCCACCGCGCACATCTGGACGGCCCACGACGTGCCCTGGCTGGCCTGTGAAGGCATAGAGCAGTGGGACGAGTGGGAGGCATGA
- a CDS encoding antibiotic biosynthesis monooxygenase produces MQVSEKNRSFTQLIEFQIEPRQQVALVAALSIQSERLAQRHGGFINASVQVSEDGRRVLNYLQWRSREDGEAAFKCFEHGEEDFWTLIRAHQATAVTFGSFQVLRSFERSHDNALHCRLNG; encoded by the coding sequence ATGCAGGTATCAGAGAAGAATCGCAGCTTCACTCAATTGATCGAATTTCAGATCGAGCCCCGGCAGCAGGTCGCCCTGGTGGCGGCCTTGTCCATCCAAAGCGAACGCCTGGCCCAGCGCCACGGCGGCTTTATCAATGCGAGCGTGCAGGTCAGCGAAGATGGGCGGCGGGTGCTCAATTACCTGCAATGGCGCTCCCGCGAGGATGGCGAGGCGGCCTTTAAATGCTTTGAGCATGGCGAGGAAGATTTCTGGACGCTGATCCGCGCCCACCAGGCCACGGCCGTGACCTTCGGTTCGTTTCAGGTGCTGCGCAGTTTCGAGCGCAGCCATGACAACGCGCTGCACTGCCGCCTAAATGGATAG
- the soxR gene encoding redox-sensitive transcriptional activator SoxR, producing the protein MLNKELTVGQLAARSGVAVTALHFYETKGLIKSNRNAGNQRRYPRDVLRRVVVIKIAQRLGIPLATIGEALQTLPDGRTPTTQDWERLSALWREDLDERINKLMLLRDKLSGCIGCGCLSLEACPLRNQDDQLGEHGPGAQLLEPTTHS; encoded by the coding sequence ATGCTCAACAAGGAACTCACCGTCGGCCAACTCGCGGCGCGCAGCGGTGTGGCCGTTACGGCCCTACATTTCTACGAAACCAAGGGGCTGATCAAGAGCAATCGCAATGCCGGCAACCAGCGGCGCTATCCACGGGATGTGTTGCGGCGCGTGGTGGTGATCAAAATCGCCCAGCGTTTGGGGATTCCGTTGGCGACAATTGGTGAGGCGTTGCAGACGTTGCCGGACGGCCGCACGCCGACCACTCAAGACTGGGAACGTTTGTCGGCGTTGTGGCGTGAGGACCTGGATGAGCGCATCAATAAACTGATGCTGCTGCGCGACAAGCTCAGTGGTTGTATTGGTTGTGGGTGTCTGTCGCTGGAGGCGTGCCCGCTGCGCAATCAGGATGATCAGCTCGGCGAGCACGGGCCAGGCGCGCAGTTGCTGGAGCCCACTACACACTCCTGA
- a CDS encoding aminotransferase class V-fold PLP-dependent enzyme → MNKRPLYFDYAATTPVDERVIQVMVECLGFNANFGNPASSSHAFGQAARQTVEQARRQVAELVGAHPEQIVWTSGATESNNLAIKGVFQARGVTGGHIITSQIEHKATLDTARQLQEAGVAVTYLVPDADGLISADAVSQALREDTFLVSLMLVNNELGTLNDIPAIGARVREHGALLHVDAAQGAGKVAIDLAQWPVDLMSFSAHKLYGPKGIGALYVGPRAQQKVLAQIHGGGHEGGLRSGTLATHQIAGMGTAFALAAAAFNEEKAVIVALRQRLLSQLEAVGGVRLNGSPSQRIPHTLSLTFGEGEFNPAALSAGIAFSATSACNSASNAPSHVLLALGHDARSAGRTIRLSLGRFTTEQDIDQAVQLIKAALASAPAFWASNT, encoded by the coding sequence ATGAATAAACGTCCGCTGTACTTCGACTACGCCGCCACCACCCCGGTGGATGAGCGGGTCATCCAGGTGATGGTCGAGTGTCTGGGCTTCAACGCCAATTTCGGTAACCCCGCGTCCAGCTCCCACGCGTTCGGCCAAGCGGCCCGGCAAACGGTCGAGCAGGCGCGTCGCCAGGTCGCCGAGCTGGTTGGTGCCCACCCTGAGCAAATCGTCTGGACCTCCGGTGCCACAGAATCCAACAACCTGGCCATCAAGGGCGTGTTCCAGGCGCGGGGCGTGACGGGTGGGCATATCATCACCAGCCAGATCGAACACAAGGCCACGCTGGACACTGCACGGCAGTTGCAGGAAGCCGGTGTGGCGGTGACCTATCTGGTGCCGGATGCGGATGGCTTGATCAGCGCCGATGCGGTGAGCCAAGCCTTGCGCGAGGACACGTTCCTGGTGTCGCTGATGCTGGTGAATAACGAGTTGGGCACCCTGAATGACATCCCGGCCATCGGTGCCCGTGTGCGTGAACACGGTGCGTTGCTGCACGTGGATGCGGCGCAGGGCGCGGGCAAGGTGGCGATTGACCTGGCACAATGGCCGGTGGATTTAATGTCGTTTTCCGCCCACAAACTGTATGGCCCCAAGGGCATCGGCGCATTGTACGTCGGGCCACGGGCGCAGCAGAAAGTGTTGGCGCAGATTCACGGCGGCGGCCATGAAGGCGGCTTGCGCTCCGGCACCCTGGCGACCCACCAGATCGCGGGCATGGGCACTGCGTTCGCCCTGGCGGCGGCCGCTTTCAATGAGGAGAAGGCAGTGATCGTGGCGTTGCGTCAGCGGTTGCTGAGCCAGCTGGAGGCAGTGGGCGGAGTACGCCTCAATGGCAGCCCGAGCCAGCGCATCCCCCACACCCTCAGCCTCACGTTTGGCGAGGGCGAATTCAATCCCGCCGCGCTGAGCGCAGGCATCGCGTTTTCCGCGACCTCGGCCTGCAACTCGGCCAGCAATGCGCCGTCCCACGTGCTGCTCGCGTTGGGCCATGATGCGCGCAGCGCCGGCCGCACGATTCGCTTGAGCCTGGGCCGCTTTACCACCGAACAGGACATCGACCAGGCCGTGCAGTTGATCAAGGCCGCACTCGCCAGTGCCCCCGCGTTCTGGGCGAGCAACACATAA
- a CDS encoding SRPBCC family protein: MHVLDRIERKVLLNASRKQVWEALTNAEHFGNWFGIALKGKTFVAGETIEAPITYPGYEHVIWKAKIERILPQTLFSFWWHPFAVEKGVDYDQETPTLVEFTIEDRAPGILLRVVESGFDAVPQARRQKAFKMNSRGWDEQMGNIETYLSRARQA; this comes from the coding sequence ATGCACGTATTAGATCGCATAGAACGCAAGGTCCTGCTGAACGCTTCACGCAAACAGGTTTGGGAAGCACTCACCAATGCCGAGCACTTCGGCAACTGGTTCGGGATTGCCCTTAAGGGCAAAACCTTTGTCGCGGGGGAAACCATCGAGGCGCCGATCACTTATCCGGGTTACGAACATGTGATCTGGAAAGCCAAAATCGAACGCATTCTGCCGCAAACGCTGTTTTCTTTCTGGTGGCACCCTTTTGCGGTCGAGAAGGGCGTCGACTACGACCAGGAGACCCCGACACTGGTGGAATTCACTATTGAGGACCGCGCACCGGGCATTCTGCTACGGGTGGTCGAGTCCGGCTTTGACGCAGTGCCGCAGGCCCGCCGCCAAAAAGCCTTCAAGATGAACTCCCGGGGCTGGGATGAGCAGATGGGCAACATCGAGACCTATCTCAGTCGCGCCCGTCAGGCCTGA
- the rhtA gene encoding threonine/homoserine exporter RhtA, which translates to MTTSPRSLASALFPVGLLLIAMASIQSGASLAKSMFPVVGAQGTTALRLIFASVIMLLLLRPWRATLTAKSLRTVIVYGMALGGMNFLFYMSLRSVPLGIAVALEFTGPLAVAIYASRRAVDFLWIALAIIGLLLLIPIGEASSGIDLLGAAYALGAGVCWALYILYGQKAGNDNGVQTAALGVMIAALFVAPIGIVHAGAALLSPALIPVAIGVAILSTALPYTLEMVALTRLPARTFGTLMSIEPAFGALSGLLFLHEHLSLAQWLAITCIILASVGATVTMRKESAPLVPAD; encoded by the coding sequence ATGACCACCTCCCCTCGCAGCCTGGCCTCGGCATTGTTTCCTGTCGGCCTGCTGTTGATCGCCATGGCCTCCATCCAGTCCGGCGCCTCGCTGGCCAAGAGCATGTTCCCTGTGGTCGGCGCCCAAGGCACCACCGCCCTGCGCCTGATTTTCGCCAGTGTGATCATGCTGCTTCTATTACGCCCATGGCGCGCCACGCTGACAGCCAAATCCCTGCGCACCGTGATCGTCTACGGGATGGCCCTGGGCGGCATGAACTTTCTCTTCTATATGTCATTGCGCAGCGTCCCTCTGGGCATTGCGGTCGCACTCGAGTTCACAGGGCCGCTCGCCGTAGCGATCTACGCCTCACGGCGGGCGGTAGACTTCCTGTGGATTGCGCTGGCAATCATCGGCTTGCTGTTGCTGATCCCCATCGGCGAAGCCAGCAGCGGTATCGACTTGCTCGGCGCGGCGTATGCACTGGGGGCTGGTGTCTGCTGGGCACTCTACATTCTGTACGGACAGAAGGCGGGTAACGACAACGGCGTGCAAACCGCTGCCCTCGGCGTGATGATCGCAGCCTTGTTTGTCGCGCCTATCGGCATCGTCCATGCGGGCGCTGCGCTGCTGAGCCCTGCCTTGATTCCCGTCGCAATTGGCGTTGCCATTTTGTCCACCGCCCTGCCCTACACCCTGGAGATGGTCGCGCTGACTCGCCTGCCCGCCCGCACTTTCGGCACCCTCATGAGCATCGAACCAGCGTTCGGCGCGCTCTCCGGGCTGCTGTTCCTGCACGAGCACTTGTCCCTGGCGCAATGGCTGGCCATCACCTGCATCATTCTGGCCTCCGTAGGCGCAACGGTAACGATGCGTAAAGAGTCAGCGCCACTGGTTCCAGCGGATTGA